Genomic window (Musa acuminata AAA Group cultivar baxijiao chromosome BXJ1-9, Cavendish_Baxijiao_AAA, whole genome shotgun sequence):
CTAGATCTGGCCTCGTAGAGTTCCCCATACTCGTTTGCATGCGACGGCCTCTTCTGCAGCAGATTGTACGGTTCATTTGACCGTGCAGAAGGCCGGCCGCCACCGAAGCCGGTGGTTTGACTCAATGCCCTGATCTGCTCTTCGGTTATCTTTATGATTTCCCCCTTCCTCTGGCGCTCGAAGAGTCTCTCTAATCTATCCCTTGGAGTCTACAGATGAAACGAAACATCAGCATCATGTACTAATAAGCTTCAATGGAAACGGAGGCAGATCGGAACTGACATTGAAGGCGGCTTCCAATACTCCATTGCTGAAGCTGTTGTAGAAGCTCTCCGGGTTGCTACCGGCTGCGCCAAAGAACTCCTGCATCCAAAACACCTTCGCCAATTTAACGGGCTCTGTACCCAATAACACAGTGCAAACCTACTTGAGCATGTACCTCGAAGTGTCCGGGTGTGGAGATGGGGTGTAGGAGCATGGCGATGCGAATCCTCTCGTTTTTGGCTTTGTTGATCGCATAAACGATCACCCCTGCCGGAATCCTCATGATGTCTCCTCTTTTGATCTCGTGCGACTCCCGGTTTTCCTCGTGAAGCAATGTTATGGTCCCACGGCCTATAATACGATTGCCGTAAGAACAGAGTCTCAACAAGCTCTGTAAAGCTTAGAACAGAGCGTTAATCGTTACCTTCCATTACGTAGAAGACCTCCTCGGCGTCCCAATGGCTGGGCATGATAAAGGTCTCGGGCTCAGCCTCCATGATCGCCAGGCGATAGTTCTCGATGCCGATCAAGAGCTCGGATCGCCTGGAAAACCTCTCCAGAACCTTGAAATGGCCATGCTCCGATCTGCTCCAGTGCTCGTAGCTCCTCTCGCCGAAGTAGTACGGGTTGTGCTCTCTCGCTTcaccctccgcctcctcctcgcgCTCCTGTTCTCTTCCAGCTTCTCGCTCGCTGGTCCCTCGGCACTCCATGACGCAGCGCGTCTTCTCCGGATCGGATCCCGAGGAGGATGCAGCCAAGAGGGAGGAAAGGAGCAGCAGAAGTGGGAAGCCGACTTGGACAGTTCCGGTGGCCATTACACTTCGGATATTGGTATTCCGAGAGATGAATGACGCAGGGAAGGGGAGAGAGTTTTTATAGAGAGAGAAAAGGTGGTGGGCGGGGTGTTAAGTCGGATCGTATCGCGATCTGCGCTGTTGCATGCATGGCTCCAGGTGGAGCAGGGGGAGTTTACGTGGAGAGGAGATGGGGTCGTCCATCACCGAGTCGTATGCCACCTGGTGATCTACGACAAGCGTTTCGGAACGAACCCGACACCTCTCATCCTTCCGAACGTGCCGTGTCATCGTAGTATACTTGATGTATGTCATTGATGGAAGAAGGAATGAGCAGCAGATTAATAAGCTTTATTATGAGAATTAAGGGCAATCCGAGAAGTAATTAATCCCATCACAGGCACTTAAATCGTGCTTACAGTAACCAAACTTTTGCCGTCATGTCCGTTGTATGGTTCATGGCGATTGCTGCGCCACGTCTACGTCGATGCCCAACGCGTGTACGGCCATGCAAGATGGCAGCACACTTCATTGCTTTCGTCGTCGCTCCGCCGCCTGAAAGCTGCCTcgctttcctctccctctcctcactTCGTCGTCAACCATTCCTCTCTCTCCGATGACTCAAAATCCATTCGCCCTCTTCCTGGTCGCCGTCAGGTTGGCGATTCCAGCGCTGGGGAGGACCCCGAGCTGGAGCTCTGGAAGCAGCAGTTCGATGAGGGGCAGAAGCGAAGGCACCGACGCGCCTGCGAGGAGTACGCGAGGGTGAAGGAGGAGCCGGAGAAGAAGCTCGAGCGCTGCAAGTACGAGTGCAGGGCGAGCCAGCAGAGCGAACAGCAGCAGAAGCAGTGCGAGCGGAAGTGCCAGGACAAGTACGAGAAGGAGAACAAGGATGTTGTGGGCGATGGAGAAAGGAAGGGTGACGACAGTGGACTCAAAGAGAGGTTTCATCAACGCCAGCAGCAATTCTCCCAATGGCGATGCAAGATAAGAGTATAAAGAAGAAGCAACCCTAAGCATCAGAACAATTGGCTATTCTATGTAGTTGCTCTCATGTTTTCATCGGTTCTTAGCACCATGTTGTTCTATGTGTTGGGGCTTTAAACCGAGGAGCTGCAAACTTGGAACGAGAGTGGGTGTGCTTCGATAGCATGCAACTCTAGATGTGATGTGACGTGATGGTGTGGTAGTTCTGTTTGTAGAGCATGAAAGAGGTCTCCTTGATTCAGAGATGAAGATGCAGAGATGAAAGAGGCCTTCATAAAATGCTCAAAGATAAAGAAGACTTGTAATGTTACTTCGAGTAATTTAGAAGAATTCCACTGCGTCAACTCATTAACTTCTCTTTCTCTTCACGTGGTTTAGCTCTCCATGAAGGCGGCCATCGTAATTGGCGCTCGCGGGACCGAGTCACTCTTCCTTACCAGGAATTCAGTATCACCTCGTCTCTCTCTTCACGTGATTCAGCTCTGCATTGCTGGTGACCGCCATGATCGCACACACGCGCCTCCGTCCAGGGTAAAAAATTGGGCGGCCTCCAAAAGAACTTGATTCCCATCATCAAAGAGCACAAAAGGCCAAAGGATCTGCTCATGTTGCCAGCACCTCCTCTGCTGCCTTTGTTGCCTTGTTCTTCTTAAGCTCACAAGAACATTGAACAGAAATGAGGACTTACTGTCCACTACCATacaactgcagcagcagcagcagcagcagaagcaaagAATGAGTTTGGTTTCTGGTTTCTGAGTGCAAGTCCAAAGAGAAGGGAATGGAATGTCACCTTGCATTGGAACTCCCACCAACCAGGTCAAGAAATGCTTGGTAAGTTCCGAGTATGAGAACCCGAAGTCTCATGTGCAGCTAGCAATCTTCTGGCCAAGATTACATCAGCTTTTGTTTCATTGATGGGTCATTAACAAAGCACTGCAGTGGCAGATGTCAGATTATGATCACAATTCCCAGCTTTAGGATACACAAGTCAAAGATGGAAGCCATTAGGACTTCTGACCATCACTTGAAACTCTCACAATTAAACCTAAACATGAGGGTTTTGACTAATCACATCTTGATTTAGAACTACAACCAGTGAGTGAAGTAAAAAAGTGCTACTACTGCATCAAGCACAATGTAGCCTTAGTACTCTTTGTACTCTATATATCAGTGTCCTCACACCTCTATGTGCTCAATTTAAACCTAGAAAAGCTTTGTTCACAGCCTAGGCTTCATCAAAGGAAATGATTCTTTCCTGTCATGTCCCTCAATTATTAATTTTGTCCTTGTACTAATAGATTAGTTGAGAGATTAtgtctataaaattatttaatttgaaattaatttaaatatcagATAGACAATCCTAtatgatattaatttttatttcgaTCGGCCCTCCGAATCTCTAGTTTAGTTACGTAAAAATTTTAGATCCGAGCATCATTGATATTTACTATATCAAAAGAAATTAAATTTTCGAGTAGATATATGCTAATTAATAgagttatatatgtatatgtttatgagtaataaaattaaaaa
Coding sequences:
- the LOC103997777 gene encoding vicilin Cor a 11.0101-like, with protein sequence MATGTVQVGFPLLLLLSSLLAASSSGSDPEKTRCVMECRGTSEREAGREQEREEEAEGEAREHNPYYFGERSYEHWSRSEHGHFKVLERFSRRSELLIGIENYRLAIMEAEPETFIMPSHWDAEEVFYVMEGRGTITLLHEENRESHEIKRGDIMRIPAGVIVYAINKAKNERIRIAMLLHPISTPGHFEEFFGAAGSNPESFYNSFSNGVLEAAFNTPRDRLERLFERQRKGEIIKITEEQIRALSQTTGFGGGRPSARSNEPYNLLQKRPSHANEYGELYEARSSDYHRLQDLDVDVSIANISERSMMAPSYNSRATKLAMVVEGRGHFEMVCPRRSGDARRSEDATEPEGQQRVRYRTVRSEVSRGSVFVIPPGHPVTAVAAANENLQVLCFGIRAGRNRKCYLAGKNNVMNLLDREAKQLSFGAPAEEVQEVFDAQPESVFLPGPGRRRGEAKRRQPSVESLFGFGGF